TCGGCGGCGTCACCTCGATGCGCTCGGGGTTGTGCAGCAACTTGCCGGCGAGGTCGGTGATGTCCTTGGAGAAGGTGGCCGAGAACAGCAGGTTCTGGCGTTTGGCTGGCAGCTTGGCCAGCACCTTCTTGACGTCGTGGATGAAGCCCATGTCGAGCATGCGGTCGGCTTCATCGAGCACGAGAATTTCCACATGCGACAGGTCGATGGCTTTCTGGTTGGCCAGATCGAGCAGGCGGCCGGGGCAGGCGACGAGCACATCGACGCCTTTGGCCAGCGCCTGAACCTGCGGGTTCATGCCAACGCCGCCGAAGATGCAGGCGCTGACGAATTTCAGGTCACGGGCATACAGCTTGAAGCTGTCATGCACCTGGGCGGCCAGTTCGCGGGTCGGTGTCAGCACCAGTACGCGCGGTTGTTTCGGGCCGTGGCGCTGTTCGCGATCCGGGTGACCGTCCGGGAACAGGCGCTCGAGAATGGGCAGGGCGAAACCGCCCGTCTTACCAGTACCCGTCTGGGCCGCCACCATGAGATCGCGACCTTGCAACACGGCGGGAATGGCCCGCTGTTGCACCGGAGTGGGTTGGGTGTAGCCGGCGGCTTCGACCGCACGGACTAAAGCCTCGGAGAGACCGAGGGAGGCAAAGGACATGAGCAATCCTGTACTAGTGAGGGCGTGGCCCTGGGGGGTGTAGAGCCTGGCTTGAATCACGCATTGGGGGGCGTGATCCCGTCCGGTACTGCTGGCTTTAGGGCACCAGCATCCGGGCGCAAGCCTGGCGGGAAGGCCCGAGTATAACAGAGCGCAAGGCTTGCGCACCTATCAGCCTGTCGGCTGGTTCACGGCTGGCGTTCGTGCGGCCTGGCGTAGCGTGCCTGCAGGCGGGCATAGGCGGGTTCGCGCTTGAAGCGGCGTAGCTCGCGGGCGAACGCCTGCGCCAGTGGTTGCAGCGCCGGATCCTTGCGCAGCGCCAGGTACAGATGGTCGCGCCCGAGTCTTTTGCGGTGGTAGTCGATTTGCCCCTCGATGCCCATCTGCGCGATCAGGTAGAGGCCGGCGCGCCGGTCATTGACCACCAGGTCGACGCGGTGGCGTATTAGCTTGCCCATATTGGCTTCATGGCTCTGCGCTTCTTCGCGGCTGAACAGGGTCGAGGTGCGGAAGGCCTCGTCGTTGTACCAGTAGCCTGGCGAGACACCGATTACCAGGTCGCTCAGGTCTTCCAGGCTGGTGAAGCGGAAGGGACGATTGCGCGCATGGAACAGCACCAGCTCGACGTCGCTCAGTGGCTCTGCGACGAAGAGCATGTCGGCCTCGCGCTCGGGCAGGTGGAAGATATCCAGAATGCCATCGGCCTGCCCGTGCGCCAGTGCCAGCAGGCAACGCTTCCAGGGCAGGAACTGCAGCTCCAGCTCGATGCCCAGACGCTGCAGCACCGTCTGCGTGATCTCATAGTCGAGGCCGGTGGCCTGGCCGTGTTCCTCGAAGACGTAAGGCGCCCAGGCTTCCGTGACCAGGCGCAGCGTTTCACCGCGAGCGGCGAAAGCACAGGAGCACAGTAGAAGTATGGCGATAACCTGACGCGGCAATAGTGGCATCGCGCCAGATTAGCGATTTTGTAATGGCCTTTGAAGTGCGCCTACGTCACCTCAATCAATGACGCGATAGCAGGGCTCGTAGGCGCTGCCGCCCGGCAGCTTCATGCGGTG
This region of Pseudomonas wenzhouensis genomic DNA includes:
- a CDS encoding substrate-binding periplasmic protein, which gives rise to MPLLPRQVIAILLLCSCAFAARGETLRLVTEAWAPYVFEEHGQATGLDYEITQTVLQRLGIELELQFLPWKRCLLALAHGQADGILDIFHLPEREADMLFVAEPLSDVELVLFHARNRPFRFTSLEDLSDLVIGVSPGYWYNDEAFRTSTLFSREEAQSHEANMGKLIRHRVDLVVNDRRAGLYLIAQMGIEGQIDYHRKRLGRDHLYLALRKDPALQPLAQAFARELRRFKREPAYARLQARYARPHERQP